In the Salvelinus namaycush isolate Seneca chromosome 35, SaNama_1.0, whole genome shotgun sequence genome, one interval contains:
- the LOC120029758 gene encoding myosin-7-like isoform X1 — MGDMVMEEFGAAAPFLRKPDKERMECQTRPFDIKRECYVPDPEVEYVKGTITTRDGDKITVNTEFGKTVVVKEIDCHPQNPPKFDKIEDMAMFTFLHEPAVLFNLKERYAAWMIYTYSGLFCVTVNPYKWLPVYDQSVVNAYRGKKRTEAPPHVFSVSDNAYQYMLSDRENQSVLITGESGAGKTVNTKRVIQYFASIAAVAGKKSAAEEKKGTLEDQIIQANPALEAFGNAKTIRNDNSSRFGKFIRIHFGVTGKLSSADIETYLLEKSRVTFQLKAERDYHIFYQILSQKKPELLEMLLITSNPYDYAFISQGEIKVTSIDDSDELMATDDAFNVLGFSQEEINGIYKLTGAIMHYGNMKFKNKQREEQAESDGTEDVDKVAYLMCLNSADIVKGLCHPRVKVGNEWVTKGQSVDQVYYSIGALSKKIYENMFLWMVIRINLTLDTKNARQHYIGVLDIAGFEIFDFNTFEQLCINFTNEKLQQFFNHHMFVLEQEEYKKEGIVWEFIDFGMDLAACIDLIERPMGIMSILEEECMFPKASDSTFKAKLYDTHLGKNACFQKPKIVKGRPEAHFSLVHYAGTVDYNIGNWLVKNKDPLNETVVGLFQKSSLKFLSNLFASYAGAEGGEDKAAGGKKKKGSSFQTVSALHRENLGKLMTNLRSTHPHFVRCLIPNETKTPGAMENPLVMHQLRCNGVLEGIRICRKGFPNRILYADFKQRYRILNPNAIPEGQFIDNVKAAEKLLGSLDIDHTQYRLGHTKVFFKAGLLGTLEEMRDDRLALIITGMQARSRGLLARIEFQKIVDRRDALLVIQWNIRAFMGVKNWPWMKMFFKIKPLLVSAETEKEMANMKEEFLKLKELFAKTDARRKELEEKMVSLLQEKNDLQMAVLSSEDTLGDAEERCEGLIKNKIQLEAKAKELTERLEDEEEMNSELTAKKRKLEDECSELKKDIDDLELTLAKVEKEKHATENKVKNLTEEMAALDEIIAKLTKEKKALQEAHQQTLDDLQSEEDKVNTLTKAKAKLEQQVDDLEGSLEQEKKVRMDLERAKRKLEGDLKLTQESLMDLENDKQQMEERMKKKDFEMSQLNSKIEDEQAMSAQLQKKLKELQARIEELEEELEAERAARAKVEKQRADLARELEEISERLEEAGGATASQIEMNKKREAEFQKVRRDLEEATLQHEATAASLRKKNADSVADLGEQIDNLQRVKQKLEKEKSELRLELDDVVSNMEQIVKTKTNLEKMCRTLEDQMSEYRTKAEEGQRSINDFTMQKAKLQTENGELARQLEEKDSLVSQLTRGKQSNVQQIEDLKRQLEEEVKAKNALAHAVQSARHDSDLLREQYEEEQEAKAELQRGMSKANAEVAQWRTKYETDAIQKTEELEEAKKKLAQRLQDAEEAVEAVNAKCSSLEKTKHRLQNEIEDLMVDVERSNAAAAALDKKQRNFDKVLAEWKQKFEESQTELESSQKEARSLSTELFKLKNSYEESLDHLETMKRENKNLQEEISDLTEQLGEGGKSVHELEKIRKQLEQEKAEIQTALEEAEGSLEHEEGKILRAQLEYNQVKADIERKLVEKDEEMEMNKRNQQRVVDTLQSSLESETRSRNEALRLKKKMEGDLNEMEIQLSQANRQAGEAQKQLKGLHAHLKDSQLQLDDALRGGDDLKENIAIVERRNNLMQAELDELRSLVEQTERGRKLAEQELLDVSERVQLLHSQNTSLLSQKKKLEGDTSQLSTEVEEAVQECRNAEEKAKKAITDAAMMAEELKKEQDTSSHLERMKKNMEQTIKDLQHRLDEAEQIAMKGGKKQIQKLEARVRELETEVELEQRRSGDSVKGVRKYERRIKELTYQTEEDRKNLSRLQDLVDKLQLKVKSFKRTAEEAEEQANSNLGKFRKIQHELDEAEERADIAESQVNKMRAKSRDVGSKKGKDEE, encoded by the exons ATGGGGGATATGGTTATGGAGGAGTTCGGGGCAGCAGCTCCCTTTCTGCGTAAACCAGACAAGGAGAGGATGGAATGCCAGACTAGACCTTTTGACATAAAGAGGGAGTGCTATGTTCCTGACCCCGAGGTTGAGTACGTCAAGGGCACAATCACCACCAGAGACGGGGACAAAATCACAGTTAACACGGAGTTTGGGAAG ACTGTTGTCGTGAAGGAGATTGACTGCCACCCCCAAAACCCGCCAAAGTTTGATAAAATTGAGGACATGGCAATGTTCACCTTCCTGCACGAGCCCGCCGTGCTGTTTAACCTCAAAGAGCGTTACGCAGCCTGGATGATTTAC ACCTACTCAGGGCTGTTCTGTGTCACTGTCAACCCCTACAAGTGGCTGCCAGTGTACGATCAGTCTGTTGTCAATGCTTACAGAGGCAAGAAGAGGACAGAAGCTCCTCCTCACGTATTCTCCGTCTCTGACAATGCCTACCAGTACATGCTATCAG ACAGGGAAAACCAGTCTGTCCTCATCAC TGGAGAATCCGGTGCTGGAAAGACTGTGAACACCAAGAGAGTCATTCAGTACTTTGCCAGCATTGCTGCCGTCGCTGGAAAGAAAAGTGCAGCAGAAGAGAAAAAG GGGACCTTGGAGGATCAAATCATCCAGGCCAATCCTGCCCTGGAGGCGTTTGGTAACGCAAAGACCATCAGGAATGACAACTCCTCCCGATTC GGTAAATTCATCCGAATTCATTTTGGAGTCACTGGGAAACTTTCCTCTGCTGACATTGAGACTT ATCTTCTGGAAAAGTCACGTGTCACTTTCCAGCTCAAGGCTGAGAGAGACTACCACATCTTCTACCAGATTCTGTCCCAAAAGAAACCAGAACTGCTGG AGATGCTCCTCATCACCAGCAATCCCTACGACTACGCCTTCATCTCCCAAGGAGAGATTAAAGTCACTTCCATTGATGATTCTGATGAGCTAATGGCTACTGAT GATGCCTTTAATGTGCTGGGCTTCTCTCAAGAAGAGATTAATGGCATTTACAAGCTGACCGGGGCCATAATGCATTACGGCAACATGAAGTTTAAGAACAAGCAGAGGGAGGAGCAAGCAGAATCTGATGGCACTGAGG ATGTCGACAAAGTCGCATATCTGATGTGCCTGAACTCTGCGGACATAGTCAAGGGGCTGTGTCACCCAAGGGTCAAAGTAGGAAATGAATGGGTCACCAAAGGTCAGAGTGTCGATCAG GTGTACTACTCTATTGGTGCACTGTCAAAGAAAATTTACGAGAACATGTTCCTGTGGATGGTGATAAGAATCAACCTGACTCTGGACACTAAGAACGCTCGGCAGCATTACATTGGTGTGCTGGACATTGCTGGCTTTGAGATCTTTGAT TTCAACACCTTTGAGCAGCTGTGCATCAACTTCACTAATGAGAAGCTGCAGCAGTTCTTCAACCACCACATGTTTGTGCTGGAGCAGGAAGAGTACAAGAAAGAGGGCATCGTCTGGGAGTTCATTGACTTCGGCATGGACTTGGCTGCCTGCATTGACCTCATTGAAAGG CCCATGGGTATCATGTCCATCCTTGAAGAGGAGTGCATGTTCCCCAAGGCCAGTGATTCTACATTCAAGGCTAAGCTGTATGACACCCATCTGGGCAAAAACGCATGCTTCCAGAAGCCCAAGATTGTTAAGGGAAGACCGGAAGCCCATTTCTCCCTGGTTCACTATGCTGGCACTGTTGACTACAACATTGGTAACTGGCTGGTGAAGAACAAGGACCCGCTGAATGAGACTGTGGTCGGACTGTTCCAGAAGTCAAGTCTTAAGTTCTTGTCCAATCTCTTTGCGAGCTACGCTGGTGCAGAAGGAG GTGAGGACAAAGCGGCTGGAGGAAAGAAGAAGAAAGGTTCTTCCTTCCAGACTGTGTCTGCACTGCACAGG GAGAACTTGGGTAAACTCATGACCAACTTGAGGTCTACTCACCCTCACTTTGTGCGTTGCCTCATCCCCAACGAGACCAAGACTCCCGGGGCCATGGAGAATCCTCTGGTCATGCACCAGCTGCGCTGTAACGGTGTGCTGGAAGGCATCAGGATCTGCAGAAAGGGCTTCCCCAACAGGATCCTGTATGCTGATTTCAaacaaag ATACCGCATCCTCAACCCAAATGCTATCCCCGAGGGTCAGTTCATTGACAACGTGAAGGCGGCAGAAAAACTGCTGGGCTCTCTGGACATTGACCACACCCAGTACAGATTAGGACACACTAAG GTGTTCTTTAAGGCTGGTCTCCTGGGTACCCTTGAGGAGATGAGAGACGACCGTCTCGCTCTCATCATCACTGGCATGCAGGCCAGATCACGTGGTCTACTTGCCAGGATTGAGTTCCAGAAAATTGTTGACCGCAG GGATGCTTTGCTTGTGATCCAATGGAACATTCGTGCCTTCATGGGTGTCAAGAATTGGCCCTGGATGAAAATGTTCTTCAAGATCAAACCTCTGCTGGTTTCAGCAGAGACTGAGAAAGAGATGGCCAACATGAAGGAAGAATTCCTGAAGCTTAAAGAGCTTTTTGCTAAAACGGACGCCCGTAGAAAGGAGCTGGAAGAGAAGATGGTCTCCCTTCTCCAAGAGAAGAATGACCTGCAAATGGCAGTCCTATCT TCAGAAGACACTCTTGGTGACGCTGAAGAGAGATGTGAGGGGCTGATCAAGAATAAGATCCAGCTTGAGGCCAAAGCCAAAGAGCTGACAGAGAGactggaggatgaggaggagatgaaTTCAGAGCTGACTGCTAAGAAGAGGAAGCTGGAAGATGAGTGCTCAGAACTCAAGAAGGACATTGATGATCTGGAGCTCACTCTGGCTAAAGTGGAGAAGGAGAAGCATGCCACAGAGAACAAG GTTAAAAACCTGACTGAGGAGATGGCAGCTCTGGACGAAATCATTGCCAAGCTGACCAAGGAGAAGAAGGCTCTGCAGGAGGCTCATCAACAAACGTTGGATGACCTACAGAGTGAGGAGGACAAAGTCAACACGCTGACCAAGGCCAAAGCCAAACTGGAACAGCAAGTTGATGAC CTTGAAGGGTCTCTGGAGCAAGAGAAGAAGGTGAGGATGGACCTTGAGAGAGCCAAGAGAAAGCTGGAGGGAGATTTGAAGTTGACCCAGGAGAGCCTAATGGACCTGGAGAACGACAAGCaacagatggaggagaggatgaagaa GAAGGACTTTGAGATGAGCCAACTCAACAGCAAGATTGAGGATGAGCAGGCCATGAGCGCCCAGCTTCAGAAGAAACTGAAGGAGTTGCAG GCCCGCATTGAGGAGCTGGAGGAAGAGCTGGAGGCTGAGAGAGCTGCCCGTGCCAAAGTGGAGAAACAGAGGGCAGACTTGGCCAGGGAGCTGGAGGAGATCAGCGAGAGGCTAGAGGAGGCTGGTGGAGCCACTGCTTCCCAGATTGAGATGAACAAGAAGAGGGAGGCTGAGTTCCAGAAGGTGCGCAGAGACCTCGAAGAGGCTACTCTGCAGCATGAGGCTACAGCTGCCTCTCTGAGGAAGAAAAATGCTGACAGTGTGGCTGACCTGGGAGAGCAGATTGATAACCTTCAGAGAGTGAAGCAgaagctggagaaggagaagagtgAGCTCAGGCTGGAGCTGGATGACGTGGTCTCCAACATGGAGCAGATTGTCAAGACTAAG acaAACTTGGAGAAAATGTGCCGCACTCTGGAGGACCAGATGAGTGAATACAGGACGAAAGCTGAGGAAGGACAGCGATCCATCAATGATTTCACCATGCAGAAAGCAAAGCTTCAAACTGAGAACG GTGAACTTGCCAGACAACTGGAGGAGAAGGACTCTCTGGTCTCCCAACTGACCAGGGGCAAGCAGTCCAACGTTCAGCAGATTGAAGACCTCAAAAGACAACTGGAGGAGGAAGTCAAG GCAAAGAACGCACTTGCCCATGCAGTGCAGTCTGCTCGCCATGACTCAGACCTGCTGAGGGAGCAGtatgaggaggagcaggaggccaAGGCTGAGCTGCAGCGTGGCATGTCCAAGGCCAACGCTGAGGTGGCTCAGTGGAGAACCAAGTATGAAACTGATGCCATCCAGAAGACCGAGGAGCTTGAAGAGGCAAA GAAGAAGCTGGCTCAGCGTCTGCAGGATGCCGAGGAAGCTGTGGAAGCTGTTAACGCTAAATGCTCCTCCTTGGAGAAGACTAAACACAGACTCCAGAATGAGATTGAAGATCTCATGGTGGATGTGGAGAGATCGAATGCAGCTGCTGCCGCTCTGGACAAGAAGCAGAGGAACTTCGACAAG GTcctggctgaatggaagcagaaGTTTGAGGAGTCTCAGACTGAGTTGGAGAGCTCCCAGAAAGAGGCCAGATCCCTCAGCACTGAGCTCTTTAAACTCAAGAACTCTTATGAGGAGTCTCTGGATCATCTGGAGACCATGAAGAGGGAGAACAAGAACCTACAAG AGGAAATTTCTGATCTGACTGAGCAACTTGGTGAGGGAGGAAAGAGCGTCCATGAGCTGGAGAAGATCCGTAAACAGCTAGAGCAGGAGAAGGCTGAGATACAGACTGCACTAGAGGAAGCTGAG GGCTCCCTGGAGCACGAGGAGGGCAAGATCCTGAGAGCACAGCTGGAGTACAACCAGGTCAAAGCTGACATTGAGCGCAAACTGGTGGAGAAGGATGAGGAGATGGAGATGAATAAGAGGAACCAGCAGAGAGTGGTGGATACCCTGCAGAGCTCCCTGGAGTCAGAGACTCGCAGCAGGAATGAAGCTCTCAGgctgaagaagaagatggagggagatcTCAATGAGATGGAGATCCAGCTCAGCCAGGCCAACAGGCAGGCAGGAGAGGCCCAGAAGCAACTTAAGGGTCTTCATGCCCATCTGAAG GATTCTCAACTGCAGCTGGATGATGCTCTACGTGGCGGTGACGACCTGAAGGAGAACATTGCCATTGTGGAGAGACGCAACAACCTGATGCAGGCTGAACTGGATGAGCTGAGGTCCCTGGTGGAGCAGACGGAGAGAGGCCGCAAACTGGCCGAGCAGGAACTGCTGGATGTTAGTGAGAGAGTTCAGCTACTGCACTCTCAG AACACCAGCCTGCTGAGCCAGAAGAAGAAGCTAGAGGGTGACACATCCCAGCTTTCGACTGAAGTGGAAGAGGCTGTGCAGGAGTGCAGAAACGCTGAGGAGAAGGCCAAGAAGGCCATTACTGATGCTGCCATGATGGCAGAGGAGCTGAAGAAGGAGCAGGACACCAGTTCTCACCTGGAGCGCATGAAGAAGAACATGGAGCAGACCATCAAGGACCTGCAGCACCGCCTGGATGAAGCTGAACAAATCGCCATGAAGGGGGGCAAGAAGCAGATCCAGAAGCTGGAGGCCAGA GTGAGGGAGCTAGAGACTGAAGTGGAACTGGAGCAAAGGAGGAGTGGCGATTCTGTGAAAGGAGTCCGTAAATATGAGAGACGCATCAAGGAACTCACCTACCAG ACTGAGGAAGACCGTAAGAATTTGAGCCGTCTGCAGGACCTGGTGGACAAACTGCAGCTCAAGGTCAAATCCTTCAAGAGAACTGCAGAGGAGGCT GAGGAACAAGCCAATTCCAATTTGGGCAAATTCCGCAAGATTCAGCATGAACTGGACGAGGCAGAGGAGAGGGCTGATATTGCTGAGTCTCAGGTCAATAAGATGAGAGCCAAGAGTCGGGACGTCGGTTCCAAG AAAGGAAAGGATGAGGAGTGA